TCCGAGCGGGTGGCCGTCGATCTCGGTCTGGCGTTCACCGACCCCGCGGCGGTGTTGGCCTGAAGCCGCTCAGGCCAACAGGTCGCCGTCGACGTAGAACCACCGTCCGGCACGCACGCGAAACCGGGAGCGTTCGTGCAGCACGCCGTCACGGTGCCGGGCGATGAACTCCACCTCGCCCGCGTCGTCGCCGGCGCGACCGGCCGCGGTGTCGACGATCTGCACGCTCACCCAGTCCACGCCGTCCTCGGCGTCCAGGTCAGCGGGCCGGGTGCGGGGATGCCAGCTGGCCCAGACGTAGTCCAGGTTGGCGGTGGCGTAGGCGCTGTAGCGGGCGCGCATCAACTCCTCGGCGGTGGCGGGCAACCGCTCCCCGAGATGCAGGGGCAGGCAACAGCGGCCGAACAGGGTGTCGCTGCCGCAGGGGCAGGGGTTCGTGGAACGCACCGCCCCAGTGTGCCCTCCACCTCAATCGGACCCACAGTTGACACCTGTCAAGTACAGTGGGTCCATGCTTCTCGACGACGTCTTGCCCGACGCCCCGACCGGCACCGACGGCGCGCTCGCCATCTTCGACGCGGCACCCGCGGTGGATCCGGAGTTCATGATCGGCACCTGGCATGGCGCCGAGCTGCCCACCGGCCACCCGCTCGACGGTCTGCTGGCGGCCAGCGGCTGGTGGGGTAAACAGTTCCGGGACGCCGAAACGGTCCACCCCTTGCTGTTTCGCACCGCCGACGGCAGCGCGCTGTGGCCGTTGAACCCGCTGCCGGCGTTCGGTGGCCTCGGCCTGGCGGGCCGGTTCCCGGGCCTCAAGCAGCGCAACTTCACCACCGCGATCGTCGCCGGGCGGCCGGTGCTGCAGGCCCGCGGCCCCAAGGCGCGGTTGCGCACCACGCGCTATCGCGGCGTCGACACCGCCACCATGATCTACGACCAGCTGCCCATCAACGACGTCTTCCGGCGCCTCGACGACCAGAGTGTCATCGGCGCCATGGATCTGCGGGGCGTCGCGCGACCGTACTTTTTCGTGCTGCGCCGCGACGATTCCCTGCCGGTGCGTTGATCACGGGGTGAGCGCGGCGAGCACCGCCGCGGCCGGACCCCGCATCGCCGTGGCGAACGCCGTTCCCGCCCACAGATTCGTCCAGTCCGGATCCCCGGCGGCGACGGCGGCGCGGCGCAGCGGCGCCGCCATATGGTGCACCTCGGGGTATCCCGCCGGGGCGGTGTCGTCGAAGCGACGGAGGAATTCGTTGCGCAGACCGCGCGCGTACCGGCCCGAAAACACCCGCGTCACCGCGGTTTCGGTGAACTGCGCTGAGGTCAGCGCGGCGCGGTGCACAGCATTGGTGCCCGCCTCGTCGCTGAGCAGCAACGCGGTGCCCAGCTGCGCCGCGTCGGCGCCCCGGTCGAGCACCGCGGCGACCGCCGCCACCGTACCCAGACCGCCGGCCGCGACCATCGGCACCTCGACGACGCGGCGCACCGCCGCCACCAGTTCGCCGAGCGGCTGCGCCGCGGGCCGCTCGACGGGATCCCAGCTCCCCCGGTGCCCGCCGGCCTCGGGTCCCTGCACCACCAGCGCATCGATGCCCTGGGCCACCGCCGCCTCGGCCTCGGCGGCCTTGGTGACGGTCATCAGCGTGTAGATGCCGAGCTCGCGCAAGCGTTGCAGCACAAGGCGATCCGGCAGGGCGAAGGTGAACGACACCGCCTCGGGACGCAGATCGGCGACGGCCTCGAGCTTCTCCGCCCACCCGTCGTCGTCCCAGCGGGCCGGCCCCAGTTCCACGCCGTAGCGGACGGCCTCCGGAACCAGGGCGTCGCGGTAGCGCTGCAGTTCGGCCGGTTGCGCGACACTGGGCTGCGGCACAAAGAGATTGACGCCCACCGGACCGGTGCCGGCGGCGCGGGCCGCGCGCAGATCATCGGCGAGCCGCTGCGCGCTCAGGTAACCGGCCGC
This DNA window, taken from Mycolicibacterium sp. MU0050, encodes the following:
- a CDS encoding YchJ family protein, translating into MRSTNPCPCGSDTLFGRCCLPLHLGERLPATAEELMRARYSAYATANLDYVWASWHPRTRPADLDAEDGVDWVSVQIVDTAAGRAGDDAGEVEFIARHRDGVLHERSRFRVRAGRWFYVDGDLLA
- a CDS encoding nitronate monooxygenase, whose protein sequence is MSFALADLAVPLVGAPMAGGPGTPELAAAVSNAGGLGFVAAGYLSAQRLADDLRAARAAGTGPVGVNLFVPQPSVAQPAELQRYRDALVPEAVRYGVELGPARWDDDGWAEKLEAVADLRPEAVSFTFALPDRLVLQRLRELGIYTLMTVTKAAEAEAAVAQGIDALVVQGPEAGGHRGSWDPVERPAAQPLGELVAAVRRVVEVPMVAAGGLGTVAAVAAVLDRGADAAQLGTALLLSDEAGTNAVHRAALTSAQFTETAVTRVFSGRYARGLRNEFLRRFDDTAPAGYPEVHHMAAPLRRAAVAAGDPDWTNLWAGTAFATAMRGPAAAVLAALTP
- a CDS encoding DUF4334 domain-containing protein; this translates as MLLDDVLPDAPTGTDGALAIFDAAPAVDPEFMIGTWHGAELPTGHPLDGLLAASGWWGKQFRDAETVHPLLFRTADGSALWPLNPLPAFGGLGLAGRFPGLKQRNFTTAIVAGRPVLQARGPKARLRTTRYRGVDTATMIYDQLPINDVFRRLDDQSVIGAMDLRGVARPYFFVLRRDDSLPVR